The Mangifera indica cultivar Alphonso unplaced genomic scaffold, CATAS_Mindica_2.1 Un_0013, whole genome shotgun sequence genome contains the following window.
TGGGTCGGTCAGTTCGCGTGTTGGGCTGCGATGATGGGCCGAATGTTTGGGCATGGGTTGGAGTCTGGTGTGGTCTTGGGTTTGGGCTGGTGAGGTAAGAGTAAGTTGGGCTGGAAGTTCGGGTTCTGTAGTTTAAATGGGTAGTATAGATTCCGGATTGGGCATCAATAATTCGATTTTTCTCCTCGATCTCCTGTGCTCTCAACATCGCCTCCTTCAGCGTTGTCGAGTGAAAGAGTTTCACTTCTGCCCGAATCTCTTTCTTCAATCCGTTCATGAAGGCTGACAATAAGACTTCCTCGGCGGCGTCCTCTATTGGTGCAAAAATGGCCTCAAACCAACTTCTATACTCCTCCACTATTCCCGTTTGACGCAGCGCCATCAGGTCCTCATATAAAGACCCCTCTTGTGCTGGACGGAATCTTAGCAGCATTTCTCTTTTTAGTTCTGTCTAGTTAGCGAATCGTTGTCGAGTTTCATTCCATCGGAGCCACCTTAACGCTTTGCCATCCATGCATACGCCCATTGCTATTAATTTCTCCTGTTCAGAAAGTTGATTGACAGAGAAATAATGCTCTGCTAAAAAAACCCACCCTACCGGGTCGTCTCCGACGAACACCGGTAACTCCAGACGTCGATGAATCAGTTCACGTCAAACACCTCCTGTATTATCCTCCACTTCGGTCCTCTACTCTCTGGCTCCTTCGGTTTGTTCAGGCTCTTTTGCTCCCCTTGTTGGTAGAGGCGTAACCTCCCTCGTTGGTGATATATGCGTAGGAGTTGGCGGAGTCTCCATGGTTGCTTTGCCTTTGTCAGATGGTCCACTGTCCTTCGCCACCAAGCGTTCTCTCACTTCCCTCAAGTATTCTTTTATTGTCTCCATTACTGTTTCCACCCCCTACATTCTACCTTTAATTTCCTCCACATTACCGCTCATGCTCTCTACTCTTCTATCAAGCCCTTCTAACCTTCCTTTCATGGATGCCACTTCTTCTTCCAATCCATCTACTCTGGCCTCCATCCTAGTCatttgctctgataccaagttgtTAGGTACCTGGAGGGAACTCAGTAGCAGTAGCTAGCCTGCCCTTCCTTGACTTCCAGGGATCGATGCCAACAGCTACAAGTTCACAAGCCAAGGAATCACAAGAAGTAGGCACTGCTTCCTGAACTCAGGAACTCAAGATCCaaggagaaaatgtaataaagaCAGCTGAGATAGACTCAGAAGAAAAAGCCAATATTCTCAATGTATAAAAACGAACCTTGTATGTTTAGCATGTTGATTTATAAAAGTCTAATAATATTTCTAGATAAAAGATAAACACTGTCTTCCGATTACAGAAACATATAATTCTTATGATACTTCTCTGGAAGCACCAATTACGGAAACAAatacaaacttaataataagaaaCAACCTGCAGCCTTCAAGAGGTCTGCTCTCCCCTCAATTCCCCTCCATTCTCTGATTTTTCTGCTTGCCCTCTCTTTTCctccctctttctcttttatatccCTTTAACCGTTTCTGCAGATGTTGTCTGTGGCTCTGCTGTCCTTTGTTGGTTTTGAAAGACTTGGAGCCTGCTGGAGTGACACCTGTCCCCATTTGCTGTTGCCTTTTGATTTCCTTTCTTTAGAGTGTTTTTTCCTGCATGTTATGTATACATTAGTCCTACAAATTACATGCCTAAACAATGGCTCAGTCTTCAGTCAATTTTACTCAGGGCAAACAAAGAAGCTCAAAAACTTTTTAGAACTATAATGGTGTAATAAATGAGGCAGAATAGGAATGAAATCCCAAGAAccaataatcaataaaaatttaaaagataaacaGCATGTCCTGAAAAGGATAAAACGGCTCACATCTCAGTTATGTCAACAAAAAActcatcaaataatttttcattcgAACTTAGAAGGCAAAGATCCATATCAGTCAACTAGAGAGATTAGGTTATCATAGTGACATTGATAATTAACAGCAAAAAGCTGCTGACTGAGATTTAATAGGTCCAGATTGCACCCACCTTTCTCAGAAGCTGAGGGACTAGTAATGGCATACCGCTTCTCTTCTTCATAATAGGCGTTGAAACCTAATAGCTCTTTCAGTTCTTCAAAAGATGGCATACTTCCTGGAGGAGGAATACGACCTCCTTTAATTGCAGCGAGTGCATCCTGAAAATGGGTGGCAAAATTTGACTTAGTACCAAGCTATAGGATCCAAATTCTAGTCATGGATGAGGAAATATGGTTTAATGGAACaatatttaaagttaaatttatcATCAATTCCTTGCAGCAGATTCCAATGAAAGATGACATCATCTTAAAATTACAGTAAAACTAAGAATATAACGTAAATCTCAGCTACTAAACAcataattcttttatctttagGTTTCCACCAGTTTAGCTACCCACAAAATTACATGCTTCGTGCATATATATCGTTTTCCATTGACAGGTGATGGAAAAATCAAGGCAATAATCAAGtgataaacaaaatgaaacatACATGGTAAATGATAGCTGGAAGATTCAAAGCTGCAGGTTTTCACAATTGGCCTAATGACCCATCAACTAATATCAACTAGACATAAAAATGTTTTCAAGTCCAAATAAGACACACACAGAATGAATAATCagttaacaaaaacaaattctGCTCGATAACAAAAATAGTTATCAAAAGATGGCCAAGAGAGAAACAACTGTATAATAAAATGTATACAACTCAAAACTGAGCAATCGAAATTCTATCTCATTAAGTAGGAAAATAACagttattctttttaattttgtgcaTGTGAAAGAATTTTGACTAAATGACCATCCTcaacaaaaaaccaaaatctCATGCATCCTATTTAGGAGTGGATTCAAGCCAAACTAACTCAAACTAGATTGCTAACTCGACTCAAACGAGCTTGATATAGGCGAACCCGAGCTCAAACATAAGGATTTTTTACTGTTGTGCTCAAGCTCTTTGTAGGTGTTTGGCTTGCCATGCTAGGGAGTCAAACGAAATAGGATccgaattatttaaaataacgtcattttgaccaatatgtatcaaaataacgttgttttgatTCATATTGGCTCGGTTGCAGTAACAAGCTGAGCTTAGCTCTTAGCTCAACACTATAGTTGAACTCGAGCTCGACTCCCCTTAAGCCGAGCTAAGCTAAGCTAAGCTTAAGCTGATTTGAAGAGAGCTCGACTCTTTCAAATTGAGCCAAACTCAAGCTCGGGCTTagctcaaatccacccctaatcCTATTTCCCTTTGCAATTAAACAAGTgctcaataatcttttaatgttTTGTGCACAGTAATGGTGTAGAAACCTGACCTGCATTGCTTGAATAGATACTCCTATCAAGGAAAGAGGATAAACCACAAGTTTAAATCCAACCTCCTCAAGTTCAAGAGGATTAAGAATAGGTGTTTTTCCTCCACCTTCAAGCATATTGGCCTATGTAGGAATAAAAGAGAATTATCAGAAACGAAAActgaatttgaaataaactgATATATTTTCACTATGGCATGAAAATCTAACATGCGCCAACATTATATATAGAAGAATGCAAGCTAAGCAGatgaaagacaaaaatatttgCCATGGAAATACAAACACAAACTGGGAATACATGACATCATACCAGatctaatttattactaaattcattcaaaatgtgaaaaattgtTTATACTCTAGTTTACAAAATAATAGCAGTTCCAACTCATCAAAATTCCCAGGCCTATAAATTATAGCTACTAATCACAATAAATGCAACCaagaacagaaaaagaaaattcaaacttatgggcaattacaatatattataatcaacAGTGGACAGAGCCATAAAGCACAGGAGAAAATACGCATTATTTTCACTAAAACTATCATTAGATATTTGTCAGTTTATATGCTGGGAACTCTACaactatgaaattaaaattaaaaggaagatATTGTTAGCCCCCGTCCAGATTATAATTGTTGTTAGACCTAACAATCTTGTGTATGTTATATTACAGTACCGAAGATTCAGTTCTCCTAACATGCAAATAGCATCATTTACACACTATTAGATTTCACAGGGTGTTATATCAAGACAAACATACCATACCATTTTTGGAACTAGAGGAGAAATTTCACAGAATGCTTTCATCTCTTCTTTTGAAGCCAGTGCATCGATGAAAAGAACATCAGCCCCAGCATCACCAAAAGCCCTAGACCTCCAGAGTGCTTCCTCCAAAGACACTGCTTGACGAGAATCGGTTCGTGCTACAATAACAATGTCAGAGCCACTTTCTTTCCGAGCATCAACTGCCGCTTTTATATGCATCACTGCTTCATCTCTAGACACCACTTTCCTGCCACGTGTGTGACCACATGCTTTTGGGGATAccttataaaagaaattttgtatAATGATCAAACAACAATACTCATCGAAACAAGTACAAGGAGCAGATTGCAAATACTTTCCTAAACTCATCAAAACAAGTTCACTAGAATTATACAACATAAAATTTTGTCCATCTTCCCAATTTGTGGACTCAAAATCCCAATTGCAAGGGCATATTACAAGCttaatattgcatatttatttttgaacttgtaGTTATTTAGAAgttgaagcaagctcaagagTATAATTAGCATGCCTTTTGAGAAATCTAATGTACTCTGTTTTCCAAAAGCAAACATTTATCTCaaatagtaattataattagtttgaatttctTTGTGATCCAGTCATTTTTGTGACTCATAAGAAGAGTCTTTCCATGAATTCTTCAAGTTTTTTTCCTAATCCTTCAATTCTAACAGAAGATCAAGTTCTTTCAATTGCCTATTCTAagtttctattcattttttatttttttaacacttGAAATCGAATATTCTCTGGCAAATTTTAACCTTCCAAACCAATATCCATAACTTCACTCACAACCTCAAAAATGTTTTCAGTCCTACTTCTACCATTTCTTTCTCCACATGCTTACAAGCCTAAAGAGTTTTGAGGCTTGTTTGCTTAAAACCTAATTTCACATAAgttctaaatcaaatttaaaacatgAAGTTTCTTTGAATCCCACTCATAAAAAAAACACCTGCACTACAACTCATGCTTGAACCAGATAAATTAGACAGTAAATGAAGTTCTGgaaagaattttgaaataaaacagAATAGAGGCAAGAATACCCATTTGTGTCTTAAATATTATCTACAATGAAtctaattggaaaaaaaaaaataggcaTCTGACTTCTAAAGGGGAA
Protein-coding sequences here:
- the LOC123205720 gene encoding 2,3-dimethylmalate lyase-like, with the translated sequence MNSSLSLTLLRNMYLRHSNPSPFLEFKAPFCSLKRSLFLPSNSPLQKLNNARTRTHHRTIVTCLPERVSPVKTLRKILELPGVHQGPACFDALSAKLIQNAGFPYCFTSGFSISAARLALPDTGFLSYGEMVDQGRQITQAVTIPVIGDGDNGYGNAMNVKRTVEEFIRAGFAGIILEDQVSPKACGHTRGRKVVSRDEAVMHIKAAVDARKESGSDIVIVARTDSRQAVSLEEALWRSRAFGDAGADVLFIDALASKEEMKAFCEISPLVPKMANMLEGGGKTPILNPLELEEVGFKLVVYPLSLIGVSIQAMQDALAAIKGGRIPPPGSMPSFEELKELLGFNAYYEEEKRYAITSPSASEKGKNTLKKGNQKATANGDRCHSSRLQVFQNQQRTAEPQTTSAETVKGI